The following proteins are encoded in a genomic region of Pseudomonas saponiphila:
- a CDS encoding phage tail terminator-like protein: MSHNLIASIFEARVIAWAKARTTPLKVVVENEAYTPKDGETYLRVYTLPADTASNTLGGDHRLYTGVFQASVVTPSGKRRGPAVGLADEISALFPLYERNEKAGLTVITMTPPDQGPGIQGDTTYTVSVSFQYRADTN, translated from the coding sequence ATGAGCCACAACCTCATTGCGTCCATATTCGAAGCTCGGGTGATCGCCTGGGCGAAAGCCAGGACAACTCCACTGAAAGTGGTTGTCGAGAACGAGGCCTACACGCCAAAGGACGGAGAAACCTACCTCCGGGTCTACACGCTGCCGGCAGACACTGCGAGCAACACCCTGGGCGGCGATCACCGGCTGTACACCGGCGTCTTCCAGGCCAGCGTGGTAACGCCATCGGGCAAGCGCCGCGGTCCGGCCGTAGGCCTGGCTGATGAGATCAGCGCGCTGTTTCCGCTGTATGAACGGAACGAGAAGGCCGGTTTGACGGTGATCACCATGACGCCACCAGACCAGGGCCCAGGCATTCAGGGTGACACTACCTACACCGTGTCCGTGTCCTTCCAGTACCGCGCCGATACCAACTGA
- a CDS encoding DUF1799 domain-containing protein, translating to MGDLTGDCEVWPDNWPAFTVFEAMGTQWRVGACGATGLDYGVLPSVIRMCGVPASSRQSIFSDIRQMEAEVLAVMAEQRDNK from the coding sequence GTGGGCGACCTCACGGGCGATTGCGAGGTATGGCCGGACAACTGGCCGGCCTTCACCGTCTTCGAGGCAATGGGCACCCAGTGGCGGGTCGGCGCGTGCGGCGCTACTGGCCTGGACTACGGCGTCCTGCCGAGCGTCATTCGAATGTGTGGCGTGCCGGCAAGCTCCAGGCAAAGCATTTTCAGTGACATCCGGCAGATGGAGGCTGAGGTCCTGGCCGTAATGGCTGAACAGAGAGACAACAAATGA
- a CDS encoding phage tail protein — MGYKIPNGGTFQHAATYATALSFTAISNASEAVATVVGADLDAGDIVLLTSGWSKLDNKVARIKAATATAITLEGIDTTDTQLFPAGNGAGTMKKILTWVLIPQVTDLAFSGGEQNYLDVTFLEDDQGKQIPTDKSAASMVLTIADDPAQPFNAVLMSADAGKKVQAARLNLPGNDTLLYGAYTSFSKQPAVSRNNLLTRTVNLALQSEPTRYLTSV; from the coding sequence ATGGGCTACAAGATTCCGAACGGCGGCACCTTCCAGCATGCCGCGACTTACGCAACCGCTCTGTCCTTCACTGCAATTTCCAACGCCTCCGAGGCTGTCGCCACCGTTGTGGGCGCCGACCTGGACGCCGGCGACATCGTGCTGCTGACCTCCGGCTGGAGCAAGCTGGACAACAAGGTGGCGCGGATTAAAGCCGCGACTGCCACGGCGATCACACTTGAAGGGATCGATACCACCGATACGCAGCTGTTCCCGGCGGGTAACGGTGCAGGCACCATGAAGAAGATCCTCACCTGGGTACTGATTCCGCAGGTCACCGACCTGGCTTTTTCCGGCGGCGAGCAGAACTACCTCGATGTCACCTTCCTGGAAGACGACCAGGGCAAGCAGATCCCTACCGACAAGTCCGCAGCCAGCATGGTGCTGACCATCGCAGATGATCCGGCCCAACCCTTCAACGCGGTGCTGATGTCGGCTGATGCGGGCAAGAAGGTGCAGGCTGCACGGCTCAATCTCCCGGGCAATGACACGCTGCTGTACGGGGCCTACACCTCGTTCTCCAAGCAGCCGGCAGTATCGCGCAACAACCTGCTGACTCGGACGGTCAACCTGGCGTTGCAGTCCGAGCCAACCCGCTATCTGACCTCGGTGTAA
- a CDS encoding phage tail assembly chaperone has protein sequence MAKFSLIQNPTFKADVLIPQLGGEPVKVGFEFKYLDRTGLAELYAEWGERHKALGLKADEMDLKAFTAAQIDLQVDQVKAVVAGWDFEEEFNDRNIRILVTSIVSIPSAVLAAYSEAFNQARLGNS, from the coding sequence ATGGCCAAGTTCTCGCTGATCCAGAATCCAACCTTCAAGGCCGACGTGCTGATCCCGCAGCTGGGCGGCGAGCCGGTGAAGGTGGGGTTTGAGTTCAAGTACCTGGACCGGACCGGCCTGGCCGAGCTCTACGCTGAGTGGGGCGAGCGCCACAAGGCCCTGGGGTTGAAGGCTGACGAGATGGACCTGAAAGCCTTCACTGCAGCCCAAATCGACCTGCAGGTGGATCAGGTGAAGGCTGTGGTGGCCGGCTGGGACTTCGAAGAAGAGTTCAACGACCGGAACATCCGCATTCTGGTCACCTCGATTGTCTCGATACCCAGCGCGGTATTGGCCGCATATTCCGAGGCGTTCAACCAGGCCCGCCTGGGAAACTCCTAA
- a CDS encoding DnaT-like ssDNA-binding protein yields MTLIIEDGTGKPDAESYASAEDLAMYAVKFGVTIPVEVPAQEALLRRAALAMDGMTWKGRRTSSEQALAWPRREVLLDQEIKPNNYLPARIQYGQMALAAEIHQDDVDPIEKRKGAVTLERVEGAVTREYATIPNTSGRLLPAAPDRPSATQFADYLQKRGLFAVRA; encoded by the coding sequence ATGACACTCATCATCGAGGACGGCACCGGGAAGCCTGACGCCGAAAGCTACGCATCCGCCGAGGATCTGGCCATGTACGCCGTGAAATTCGGCGTCACCATCCCTGTGGAAGTGCCTGCACAAGAAGCGCTTCTTCGCCGGGCCGCCTTGGCAATGGATGGCATGACCTGGAAGGGGCGCAGGACCAGCAGCGAGCAGGCTCTGGCTTGGCCGCGCCGGGAAGTGCTGCTGGATCAGGAGATCAAGCCCAACAACTACCTGCCGGCTCGGATCCAGTACGGCCAGATGGCTCTGGCTGCCGAGATCCATCAGGACGATGTTGACCCGATCGAGAAGCGCAAAGGCGCGGTAACCCTGGAGCGTGTCGAAGGGGCGGTAACCCGCGAGTACGCCACCATCCCGAACACCAGCGGCCGTCTGTTGCCAGCGGCGCCGGACCGGCCGAGCGCCACGCAGTTTGCGGACTATCTCCAGAAGCGCGGGCTGTTTGCAGTGCGCGCATAG